The following are encoded in a window of uncultured Pseudomonas sp. genomic DNA:
- a CDS encoding DUF1329 domain-containing protein translates to MINKHGVVVSLAAAISLTVAGFANAAVSAEEADRLGKDLTCVGAERAGNAAGTIPEFKGLYVGKVPGWDAPPHSGAHPVDPYAADKPILVITAANMAEHAANLSDGQQALLKKYPDTYKINVYEGRREFAYPEVVCERAKWNALNAEVVNDGFGYKGLGYIGFPIPKTAQEVLLNHQLPFRAWTQDEIRDIASVTANGSIGWGRVHGRCLAPPMDPNHRAHTDDGVSAYCTTEVQLPLRDRGNTSLNHEPYDYAVAPRTAWSYNTGTRRVRLAPGYGFDQPLAGTNGMLTIDEDRLFNGAPERYDWKLIGKQEMFVPANAYKLHGKDVTYEKLLTLHHPDPQFLRYELRRVWVIEATLKSGSRHVYGKRRLFIDEDSWHAVMADNYDTRGELWKHAILNYYYHPDTQAWQAGSSFYHDLNSGGYVGYSLFNERERAAMLNKGEMDPTQFTPDRLRAMGR, encoded by the coding sequence ATGATTAATAAGCATGGTGTAGTAGTTTCTCTGGCCGCTGCCATCAGCCTGACGGTGGCGGGGTTTGCCAATGCCGCTGTTTCAGCGGAGGAGGCGGATCGTTTGGGTAAGGACCTGACCTGTGTTGGCGCTGAGCGTGCAGGTAACGCCGCCGGCACCATTCCAGAGTTCAAGGGCCTCTACGTGGGCAAGGTGCCAGGTTGGGATGCCCCGCCGCACAGCGGTGCACACCCCGTCGACCCCTATGCAGCAGACAAGCCGATCCTGGTGATTACCGCTGCCAATATGGCCGAACATGCCGCTAACCTCAGTGACGGTCAGCAGGCGCTGCTCAAGAAGTACCCGGACACCTACAAGATCAACGTCTATGAAGGTCGCCGCGAGTTCGCCTATCCAGAAGTGGTGTGCGAACGGGCGAAGTGGAATGCGCTGAATGCCGAGGTTGTCAATGACGGTTTCGGCTATAAAGGCCTGGGCTACATCGGTTTCCCGATTCCGAAAACCGCCCAGGAAGTGTTGCTGAACCATCAGCTGCCATTCCGTGCCTGGACCCAGGATGAAATTCGCGACATTGCTTCGGTTACTGCCAACGGCAGTATCGGCTGGGGCCGTGTGCATGGTCGCTGCCTGGCGCCGCCGATGGACCCGAACCATCGTGCGCATACCGACGACGGTGTGTCGGCTTACTGCACCACTGAGGTTCAGTTGCCACTGCGCGATCGCGGTAATACCTCGCTCAACCATGAACCCTACGACTACGCAGTTGCACCGCGCACGGCTTGGTCTTACAACACCGGTACCCGTCGGGTGCGCCTGGCACCGGGTTACGGCTTCGATCAGCCGCTGGCCGGCACTAACGGCATGTTGACCATTGACGAGGACCGTCTGTTCAATGGCGCCCCCGAACGCTATGACTGGAAGCTGATCGGCAAGCAAGAAATGTTCGTGCCTGCCAACGCCTACAAACTGCATGGCAAGGATGTGACCTACGAAAAGCTGCTGACACTCCATCACCCCGATCCGCAGTTCCTGCGTTACGAACTGCGCCGGGTTTGGGTGATAGAAGCCACGCTTAAGTCGGGCAGTCGCCATGTGTATGGCAAGCGTCGGTTGTTCATCGATGAGGATTCGTGGCATGCGGTGATGGCTGACAACTATGACACCCGTGGCGAGCTGTGGAAGCACGCGATCCTCAACTACTACTACCATCCGGATACCCAGGCCTGGCAGGCGGGCTCTTCGTTCTACCATGACCTGAACAGCGGTGGTTATGTCGGTTATTCGCTGTTCAACGAGCGTGAGCGTGCCGCGATGCTGAACAAGGGCGAGATGGATCCGACCCAGTTCACTCCCGACCGTCTGCGTGCCATGGGCCGTTGA
- a CDS encoding DUF1302 family protein: MKNNKNNAIHRGATGFAVASLAIAIAASSTQDVQAGERLSFDNGATIDWTLTTSYGIGTRLENADSRLLNGQANGDDGNRNFERNALTTNRVTALGEIILRKDNYGAVLRGSTFYDDVYHSQNDNNSPRTVNKTGAHDEFTSDAKKFSGGRSRFLDAYVFGDFDLHDNQRLGIKAGRHVVAWGEGLFYPGVNGVQGPVNVVNAGQPGVEVKDILLPVGQVSANWEINPDFGLSAYVQYEWKGNELNPVGSFLSTSDVTGPGAEFLYVPVAPGFSVKAANMGDNEPRDSGQYGLRAMYRPTLTTELGFFHVRYHDRNPAGITLGGFGLSPISPRLPTNYTVEYIEDIKLTGMSFSTSVGNTQVGGEWSYRSGAPITLANNQLSTGSGQQMQLSFIRALGDMPWAQSTTLIGEVVHVRADDVDKVGNNKDYTYRTATTWQSKTATAYTLQAVLSYPGIFSGWDLSVPVNWSHVVEGNTPLKGTISAGQGDKRMSVGATFKYLGNLELNTTYVGYLYTPDPTRNRMLGDRDYLTFSAKYSF; the protein is encoded by the coding sequence ATGAAAAACAATAAAAACAACGCTATACACCGGGGGGCTACAGGCTTTGCGGTTGCATCACTGGCCATTGCCATCGCCGCATCTTCTACCCAAGACGTGCAGGCAGGAGAGCGGCTTAGTTTCGACAATGGCGCGACCATCGATTGGACGCTGACCACCAGTTACGGTATTGGCACGCGTTTGGAGAATGCCGACTCTCGGCTGCTGAACGGGCAGGCCAATGGTGATGACGGCAATCGCAACTTCGAGCGTAACGCGCTCACTACCAACCGGGTAACTGCCCTGGGTGAAATCATTCTGCGTAAAGACAACTACGGCGCGGTGTTGCGCGGTAGTACCTTTTACGATGATGTTTACCACAGCCAAAATGACAACAACTCGCCGCGCACCGTGAACAAAACCGGTGCCCACGACGAGTTCACCAGTGACGCGAAGAAGTTTTCCGGTGGCCGCAGCCGCTTCCTCGATGCCTACGTGTTCGGCGACTTTGACCTGCATGACAATCAACGTTTGGGTATCAAGGCCGGTCGACACGTGGTGGCCTGGGGCGAGGGGTTGTTTTATCCAGGGGTGAACGGCGTGCAGGGGCCGGTCAACGTGGTCAACGCCGGCCAGCCGGGGGTTGAGGTCAAGGACATCTTGCTGCCAGTCGGCCAGGTATCGGCCAACTGGGAAATCAACCCCGACTTCGGCCTGTCGGCCTATGTGCAGTATGAGTGGAAGGGCAACGAGCTGAACCCGGTAGGTTCCTTCCTGTCGACTTCCGATGTTACCGGCCCGGGCGCTGAGTTCCTCTATGTACCTGTTGCTCCAGGGTTCTCTGTTAAAGCCGCGAACATGGGCGACAACGAGCCGCGTGACAGCGGTCAGTACGGTCTTCGTGCCATGTACCGGCCGACCCTGACCACCGAACTGGGCTTCTTCCATGTTCGCTATCACGACCGTAACCCGGCCGGGATTACCTTGGGCGGTTTTGGTTTGAGCCCCATCAGCCCGAGACTACCGACCAACTACACGGTCGAATATATCGAGGACATCAAGCTGACCGGCATGAGCTTCTCCACCAGCGTGGGTAATACCCAGGTCGGCGGTGAGTGGTCGTACCGCAGCGGTGCTCCGATCACGCTGGCGAATAACCAGTTGTCCACCGGTTCGGGCCAGCAGATGCAGCTGAGCTTTATCCGGGCGCTGGGTGACATGCCTTGGGCCCAATCGACAACCCTGATTGGCGAAGTCGTGCATGTGCGTGCTGATGACGTCGACAAGGTGGGCAACAACAAGGATTACACCTACAGGACCGCTACCACCTGGCAGAGCAAGACCGCCACGGCCTATACCCTGCAGGCGGTTCTGTCCTATCCCGGGATCTTCTCCGGTTGGGATTTGAGCGTACCGGTTAACTGGTCGCATGTCGTCGAGGGTAATACCCCACTTAAAGGCACAATCTCGGCCGGTCAGGGTGACAAGCGCATGTCGGTGGGAGCGACCTTCAAGTACCTCGGCAACCTAGAGCTGAACACGACGTATGTCGGGTATCTGTATACGCCCGACCCAACTCGCAATCGCATGCTGGGTGATCGTGACTACCTGACGTTCTCGGCTAAGTACTCCTTCTGA
- a CDS encoding MBL fold metallo-hydrolase gives MSDLGLHESAVRDSLSFPWIEPPQPGHTLEVAPGVLWLRMPLPFGLDHINLYLLRHEHGWVVVDTGLNTPQSREVWESVFTEVFAGAPVLAVIVTHFHYDHSGLFGWLVDRFRCPAYMSFGEYQSMFVTHPKGDEGNWAFSQFFERCGLSDEQISDLQPMLSKMSYDIDAPTSFHRLRENGLLKIGNRSWRVVVGSGHSPEHACLYSEDDQLLISGDQILPRITSSVCVNVTEPEANPLGDWLASLRRFRNLPDSVLVLPAHERPFHGLHHRLGQLQQHHDAHLETLLTLLDSPKTVAELRPALFPKVRNSFDLLMAIGETLAHINFLRDEGVLTRTFDGKAWRFGLSSSGGEVFTATEDIHV, from the coding sequence ATGAGCGATCTGGGCCTGCACGAGTCTGCGGTCAGGGACAGCCTGAGCTTTCCCTGGATCGAGCCGCCGCAGCCGGGGCATACCCTGGAAGTGGCGCCTGGCGTGCTGTGGTTGCGCATGCCGCTGCCGTTCGGCCTGGATCACATCAATCTATACCTGCTGCGCCACGAGCACGGTTGGGTTGTGGTGGATACCGGACTGAATACGCCGCAGAGCCGCGAGGTATGGGAAAGCGTTTTCACCGAGGTGTTCGCCGGTGCCCCCGTGCTGGCGGTCATCGTGACGCATTTTCACTATGACCATAGCGGTCTGTTCGGCTGGCTGGTTGATCGCTTTCGCTGCCCGGCGTACATGAGCTTTGGCGAATACCAGTCGATGTTCGTCACGCACCCCAAAGGTGATGAGGGCAATTGGGCGTTCTCGCAGTTCTTTGAGCGCTGCGGCCTGAGCGATGAGCAGATATCTGATCTGCAACCGATGCTCAGCAAAATGTCCTATGACATCGATGCGCCCACCAGTTTTCACCGCCTGCGTGAAAACGGCCTGCTGAAAATTGGCAATCGCAGCTGGCGTGTCGTTGTCGGCTCCGGGCATTCACCCGAGCACGCGTGCCTGTATAGCGAAGACGACCAGCTGCTGATTTCCGGCGACCAGATCCTGCCGCGTATTACCTCCAGCGTTTGCGTGAATGTCACCGAGCCTGAAGCTAACCCGCTGGGTGATTGGCTGGCCTCACTGCGGCGCTTTCGCAACCTGCCCGATTCGGTGCTGGTGCTGCCGGCTCATGAGCGGCCATTCCATGGTCTGCATCATCGCCTAGGGCAGTTACAGCAACACCATGATGCCCATCTGGAGACGCTGCTGACGCTACTGGACAGTCCAAAGACCGTAGCCGAACTGCGCCCTGCGCTGTTTCCCAAGGTACGCAACAGTTTCGATTTGTTGATGGCCATAGGGGAAACCCTGGCCCACATCAATTTCCTCAGGGATGAGGGAGTGCTGACCCGCACGTTTGACGGCAAAGCCTGGCGCTTCGGTCTGTCCAGTAGTGGCGGTGAGGTGTTTACAGCAACTGAAGACATCCATGTTTAA
- a CDS encoding long-chain-acyl-CoA synthetase encodes MSKSQTQQQEFADYALPTPEQTQAKLDLRSVAAGRIKPAQNYTLADRLESQVERFPERDFLVYGDQRFSYREVDERANQYANTFLARGIRPGDVCAMAMENRPDFFFCWFGLTKIGAVTAFINYHLTGKALVHALQSTSAKAVVIGEECLGGFLDTEQTADYPRWLVADSEKPQARSALPASLDQQFDQQVLNAARTRPDAALRAGIKAEDDMLYIFTSGTTGLPKAAKYSHMRWMTSGDVMEVTLAVTPDDVFYCCLPLYHGAAATSVTSTALAAGASIVFRRKFSASQFWQDIRRHRVSIFQYIGEVCRYLLNKPAQPDDRQHGLRCMLGAGLSKEVWTRWIARFGDLEVFEGWGATEANAATLNVDNRIGSCGRVPFWDKTNLRLLKYDTANQTHLRNDEGRYIHCQPGEVGEAVGMIFNHPDIGAGRFEGYTSAEATEKKILRNVFSDGDAWWSSGDLLRYDEDGYCYFVDRIGDTFRWKSENVSTLEVADALSDFPGMELVNIYGVRVPQHEGRAGMAAVLMQPGQHFDPQAFFDFASQRLPHYAVPVFVRVSAMADMTSTFKLRKIDLQREGYSPDLLDDPLFIKDDRAGGYVPLSSEALARAGLPAFAGEA; translated from the coding sequence ATGAGCAAAAGCCAGACACAACAACAAGAATTTGCAGATTATGCCTTGCCCACGCCCGAGCAGACCCAGGCCAAACTGGACCTGCGCTCGGTGGCTGCCGGGCGGATAAAACCTGCGCAGAATTACACCCTGGCCGATCGTTTGGAATCTCAGGTGGAACGTTTCCCTGAGCGCGACTTTCTGGTCTACGGCGATCAGCGCTTCAGCTACCGCGAAGTCGACGAGCGCGCCAATCAGTATGCCAATACCTTCCTAGCGCGCGGCATACGCCCCGGCGATGTCTGCGCGATGGCCATGGAGAACCGCCCGGACTTCTTCTTCTGCTGGTTTGGCCTGACCAAGATTGGTGCGGTCACGGCCTTTATCAATTACCACCTTACCGGTAAGGCGCTGGTGCATGCATTGCAGTCCACCTCGGCCAAGGCAGTGGTGATCGGTGAGGAGTGCCTAGGCGGCTTTCTGGACACTGAGCAGACCGCGGATTACCCGCGCTGGTTGGTGGCCGATAGCGAAAAGCCACAGGCGCGTAGCGCGCTGCCGGCCAGCCTCGATCAGCAGTTTGATCAGCAGGTGCTCAATGCTGCGCGCACTCGTCCGGATGCTGCGCTGCGCGCCGGCATCAAGGCCGAAGACGACATGCTGTACATCTTCACCTCAGGCACCACCGGGCTGCCCAAAGCGGCCAAGTACAGCCACATGCGCTGGATGACGTCTGGCGATGTGATGGAGGTGACCTTGGCGGTGACCCCAGATGACGTGTTCTATTGCTGCCTGCCGCTGTACCACGGCGCCGCCGCTACGTCGGTGACCTCCACCGCTCTGGCCGCCGGTGCGTCCATCGTGTTCCGCCGCAAGTTCAGCGCCAGCCAGTTCTGGCAGGACATCCGTCGGCACCGGGTGAGCATTTTCCAGTATATCGGCGAGGTCTGCCGCTATTTGCTGAACAAGCCGGCGCAGCCTGATGACCGTCAGCACGGTCTGCGCTGCATGCTCGGTGCCGGTTTGAGTAAGGAAGTCTGGACGCGCTGGATTGCGCGCTTTGGAGACCTCGAAGTCTTCGAGGGCTGGGGAGCCACCGAGGCGAACGCGGCGACGCTGAACGTTGATAACCGTATCGGCTCCTGCGGTCGGGTGCCGTTCTGGGACAAGACCAACCTGCGCCTGCTCAAATATGACACCGCTAACCAAACCCATCTACGCAATGACGAAGGGCGCTACATCCATTGTCAGCCTGGCGAGGTTGGTGAAGCGGTGGGCATGATCTTCAATCATCCGGATATTGGTGCTGGGCGTTTTGAGGGCTATACCTCGGCCGAGGCCACCGAAAAGAAGATCCTGCGCAATGTATTCAGCGATGGCGACGCCTGGTGGAGCTCAGGCGACCTGCTGCGTTATGACGAAGACGGCTACTGCTATTTCGTCGACCGCATCGGCGATACCTTCCGCTGGAAGAGCGAGAACGTATCGACCCTGGAAGTGGCAGATGCGCTGAGCGACTTCCCTGGCATGGAGCTGGTCAATATTTACGGCGTAAGGGTCCCTCAGCATGAGGGGCGTGCGGGGATGGCCGCCGTGCTGATGCAACCAGGCCAGCACTTCGATCCGCAGGCGTTTTTCGACTTCGCCAGCCAACGCCTGCCGCACTACGCGGTGCCGGTGTTCGTGCGGGTCTCGGCCATGGCGGACATGACCAGCACCTTCAAACTGCGCAAAATCGACCTGCAGCGTGAGGGTTACTCCCCCGATTTGCTCGACGATCCGCTGTTTATCAAGGATGACCGGGCCGGCGGCTACGTACCGCTCAGCAGCGAGGCGTTGGCGCGTGCTGGCCTGCCTGCCTTTGCTGGAGAAGCCTGA
- a CDS encoding alkene reductase: protein MNALMQSARFGELHLANRIVMAPMTRSRADSDAVPTAVMVEYYAQRASAGLIVAEGTSPSADGLGYCRTPAIFSAPQIEAWRQVTDAVHAAGGQIVVQLMHCGRVATHHNKPAGSRTVAPSAVLAQTQLFTDTVGMADTDMPDALSRAQISQVIDDYRQAALNAREAGFDGVELHCTSGYLPMQFMSENANQRTDEYGGSADNRVRFALEVLRAMADAIGSGRVGVRFCPGNKFNDIVDSDPAATLDALLRGLDGMQLAYLHMMRAHTRKVDAFAAARAGFSGALIVNDGFEPDSAAQIVAAGQADAVSFGRHYIANPDLVTRICEQLPLAEFDRQTLYSPGPDGYIDYPTADVRTPEALS from the coding sequence ATGAACGCATTAATGCAATCTGCTCGTTTCGGCGAGCTGCACCTGGCCAATCGAATCGTCATGGCACCGATGACGCGCAGCCGTGCCGACAGTGACGCAGTGCCAACAGCGGTGATGGTCGAGTATTACGCCCAGCGCGCGTCGGCTGGCCTGATCGTCGCTGAAGGCACCTCGCCGTCCGCCGATGGTTTGGGCTATTGCCGTACCCCGGCGATCTTCAGCGCGCCGCAGATCGAAGCCTGGCGTCAGGTGACCGATGCGGTGCATGCCGCGGGCGGTCAGATTGTGGTGCAGCTGATGCACTGCGGTCGTGTGGCCACCCATCACAACAAACCTGCCGGCAGCCGTACCGTGGCGCCCTCGGCCGTGCTGGCACAGACCCAGTTGTTTACGGACACCGTGGGTATGGCCGACACCGACATGCCGGACGCCCTGAGTCGAGCGCAGATCAGCCAGGTTATCGACGATTACCGCCAGGCGGCGCTAAATGCTCGCGAAGCCGGCTTTGATGGCGTCGAGCTGCATTGCACCAGTGGCTACCTGCCGATGCAGTTCATGTCGGAAAACGCTAACCAGCGTACCGATGAGTACGGTGGCAGTGCCGACAACCGGGTGCGATTTGCGCTGGAGGTGTTACGCGCCATGGCCGATGCCATCGGCTCGGGGCGCGTCGGCGTGCGCTTCTGCCCTGGTAACAAGTTCAACGACATTGTCGACAGTGACCCGGCGGCAACCCTGGACGCGCTATTGCGTGGGCTGGACGGTATGCAGTTGGCCTACCTGCACATGATGCGTGCGCACACCCGCAAGGTCGATGCCTTCGCCGCAGCCCGTGCCGGATTCAGCGGAGCGCTGATCGTCAATGATGGTTTCGAGCCCGACAGTGCGGCGCAGATTGTTGCCGCTGGGCAGGCTGACGCGGTGTCCTTTGGGCGGCATTACATCGCTAACCCGGATCTGGTGACGCGCATTTGCGAGCAGCTGCCGCTCGCCGAGTTCGACCGTCAGACCCTCTACTCCCCAGGCCCCGACGGCTACATCGATTACCCCACTGCAGACGTCCGCACGCCGGAGGCGTTGTCATGA
- a CDS encoding nuclear transport factor 2 family protein — MDQNTLAQRLDRLESIEAIRQLAGKYSLSLDMRDLDAHVNLFAADIRVGGGKVGRAHLKSWVDDTLRQQFTGTSHHLGQHIIEFVDEDHAIGVVYSKNEHETDGEWVIMQMLYWDDYQRIDGQWFFRRRLPCYWYAVDLNKPPVGEMKMRWPGRESYDGTFHALFPSWQKFWAETPARDVLPEVAEPAPVEHFLRRMRADTPAPKIRVR; from the coding sequence ATGGATCAAAATACCCTTGCGCAGCGTCTGGATCGGCTTGAGTCGATCGAGGCCATCCGCCAGCTGGCGGGCAAATACTCCCTGTCGCTGGACATGCGCGACCTAGATGCCCACGTCAACCTGTTCGCCGCAGATATCCGGGTTGGCGGCGGCAAGGTCGGTCGCGCCCACCTCAAGAGCTGGGTGGACGACACCCTGCGTCAGCAGTTCACCGGCACCTCTCACCATCTTGGTCAGCACATCATCGAGTTCGTCGATGAGGACCACGCCATCGGTGTGGTGTATTCGAAGAACGAGCATGAGACCGACGGTGAGTGGGTGATCATGCAAATGCTCTATTGGGATGACTACCAGCGCATCGACGGGCAGTGGTTTTTCCGCCGCCGACTGCCTTGCTACTGGTATGCCGTGGACCTGAACAAGCCACCGGTCGGTGAGATGAAGATGCGCTGGCCGGGGCGTGAGTCCTACGACGGCACCTTCCATGCGCTGTTTCCGTCCTGGCAGAAATTCTGGGCCGAAACGCCTGCGCGTGACGTGTTGCCGGAGGTGGCAGAGCCCGCTCCGGTTGAGCACTTCCTGCGCCGCATGCGTGCCGATACTCCCGCACCGAAAATCCGTGTTCGCTGA
- a CDS encoding SDR family NAD(P)-dependent oxidoreductase: MTTRMQNKVAFVTGGGSGIGAATAIKMAAEGAIVVICGRREEPLKDVVEQIRAAGGNADYRVADVSNEADFVNAIKTTAEQYGRLDIMVNNAMAYTWGGVDSMTTADWHANFATTVDGTFWGTRTAMQLMKEQGGGSIVNIASICGLFGTAWMSGYSAAKAAVINFSRAVASEGAPYKVRCNVVVPGVVATPATAGMLGDDKTRNNTEKLIPMGRVGEADELANAVFFLASDEASYITGASLAVDGGRSSDLYTVLE; encoded by the coding sequence ATGACAACACGCATGCAAAACAAAGTGGCTTTCGTCACCGGCGGTGGTTCGGGAATCGGCGCGGCAACCGCGATCAAGATGGCTGCCGAAGGCGCCATCGTAGTGATTTGCGGACGTCGCGAAGAGCCGCTGAAGGATGTCGTCGAGCAGATCCGTGCCGCAGGCGGCAACGCTGATTACCGGGTCGCCGATGTGAGTAACGAAGCTGACTTCGTCAACGCCATCAAAACCACTGCAGAGCAATACGGCCGCCTGGACATCATGGTCAACAACGCCATGGCTTACACCTGGGGCGGGGTCGACAGCATGACTACCGCAGATTGGCACGCCAATTTCGCCACTACGGTGGACGGCACGTTCTGGGGCACCCGTACCGCGATGCAGCTGATGAAGGAGCAGGGTGGTGGCTCGATCGTCAACATCGCTTCGATTTGCGGTCTGTTTGGTACTGCCTGGATGTCCGGTTACTCCGCAGCCAAGGCGGCGGTAATCAACTTCAGCCGTGCGGTCGCCTCAGAAGGTGCGCCCTACAAAGTGCGCTGCAACGTCGTGGTGCCCGGTGTAGTCGCAACTCCAGCCACCGCCGGCATGCTTGGCGATGATAAGACGCGCAACAACACCGAGAAGCTGATCCCCATGGGGCGGGTCGGCGAGGCCGACGAGCTGGCCAATGCGGTGTTCTTCCTCGCCTCCGACGAAGCCTCCTATATCACCGGTGCCAGCCTGGCCGTGGATGGCGGCCGCAGCTCCGATCTGTACACCGTACTGGAATGA
- a CDS encoding 3-oxoacyl-ACP reductase family protein yields the protein MKLDNKIAFVTGAAQGMGAAIVRQFVEQGALVYAADINAAAIEASVAEYGDRARAVVCNVMDEASVQAAMQRISDESGRLDVLVNNAGTGSVDSFLDTPVENWDRVIGVNLKGTFLCAREAARLMVAKEAAGTIINFSSTAAVTGEGPSHYVASKAGVMGLTRSLARELAPSRIRVNTIVPGPTDTPMMAGIPDEWMQAMIAAIPLGRLCQPDEVARVAVFLASEDASFITGQNITVNGGSAFI from the coding sequence ATGAAACTCGATAACAAGATTGCCTTTGTAACAGGTGCCGCCCAGGGCATGGGTGCCGCGATTGTTCGTCAGTTCGTCGAGCAGGGTGCGCTGGTGTATGCCGCCGATATTAACGCAGCGGCCATCGAAGCCAGCGTTGCCGAATACGGCGACCGGGCCCGCGCCGTGGTGTGCAATGTAATGGACGAAGCCTCTGTGCAGGCGGCCATGCAGCGCATTAGTGACGAGTCAGGGCGCCTCGATGTACTGGTTAATAACGCGGGTACCGGCTCGGTAGACAGCTTCCTCGATACGCCAGTAGAAAACTGGGATCGGGTGATCGGGGTCAACCTCAAGGGCACCTTCCTCTGCGCCCGCGAAGCCGCTCGACTGATGGTTGCCAAGGAAGCAGCCGGCACCATCATTAATTTCTCCAGCACCGCCGCGGTAACCGGTGAAGGCCCAAGCCATTACGTGGCCTCCAAGGCCGGGGTTATGGGGCTGACGCGCAGCCTGGCTCGTGAGCTGGCGCCTAGCCGTATTCGCGTCAACACCATCGTTCCCGGGCCTACCGATACGCCGATGATGGCGGGCATTCCCGATGAGTGGATGCAGGCCATGATCGCTGCAATTCCTCTAGGCCGGCTCTGCCAGCCCGATGAAGTGGCCCGTGTGGCGGTGTTCCTGGCCAGTGAAGACGCCAGCTTCATCACCGGCCAGAACATCACCGTCAACGGCGGTTCGGCATTCATTTAA
- a CDS encoding MFS transporter encodes MMLALIYIFNYIDRLLISILIEPIKLEFGVSDTMIGLLSGVAFALFYTVFGLPLGRLSDRIGRKPVIAVACIGWSVMTMLCGVATSFTMLLLFRACVAIGEAGGSAPSVAMVADLYPPSQRSRALAIFLMGPALGAVFGLGLGGWIADMYGWRWSFILIGAPGVLLGLLLAFTVRAPRHKVASAQEAQENIVKTFLSLAKTPSYALIVVSGSFAAIAGYAIGTWTPSFLIRSHGLNLTQAGALLGIGGGVMSVIGTLTCGWTTDRLVRLNSGWQLGTALIGTGLSIPLGLMFFLWPAGSVFAIGGFNAPTPILLYLGFAFFGTWWTVPCFGAMTHLFPAHKLAQGTALFLMGVALFGVGIGPLVVGMLSDFFIQTMGAEALRYAMASTIAILLVPCISLALAIPRYRRQVDGPKADPVNEPALLEGI; translated from the coding sequence ATGATGCTGGCTCTGATCTATATTTTTAATTACATCGACCGCTTGCTGATCTCCATTCTGATCGAGCCGATCAAGCTGGAATTCGGCGTCTCCGACACCATGATCGGATTACTCTCGGGTGTCGCCTTCGCGCTGTTCTATACCGTGTTCGGCCTGCCACTGGGCCGCCTTTCTGACCGCATCGGGCGCAAACCGGTGATCGCCGTGGCCTGTATTGGCTGGAGCGTGATGACCATGCTTTGCGGCGTAGCCACCAGCTTCACCATGCTGCTGCTATTCCGCGCCTGCGTCGCAATTGGTGAAGCCGGCGGTTCAGCACCCTCGGTGGCCATGGTTGCCGACCTGTATCCGCCCAGCCAGCGCTCGCGGGCCTTAGCGATCTTTCTGATGGGCCCGGCTTTGGGTGCGGTGTTCGGCCTGGGTCTGGGCGGCTGGATCGCAGACATGTATGGCTGGCGCTGGTCGTTCATTCTGATCGGGGCACCGGGCGTGCTGCTGGGCTTGCTGCTGGCCTTCACGGTGCGTGCGCCGCGGCATAAGGTTGCGTCGGCCCAGGAGGCCCAGGAAAACATCGTAAAAACCTTCTTGTCGCTGGCCAAAACGCCCTCTTATGCCTTGATCGTGGTTTCCGGTAGCTTCGCGGCAATCGCTGGCTATGCAATCGGCACCTGGACACCGAGCTTCCTGATCCGCTCACACGGCCTCAACTTGACTCAAGCGGGCGCGCTGCTGGGTATCGGCGGCGGTGTAATGTCGGTCATCGGCACCCTGACGTGTGGCTGGACAACCGACCGCCTGGTACGTCTCAACAGCGGCTGGCAGCTGGGTACCGCGCTGATCGGTACGGGGCTGAGCATTCCTCTAGGCCTGATGTTCTTCCTGTGGCCGGCCGGTTCGGTATTCGCCATAGGCGGCTTCAATGCACCAACGCCGATTCTCCTGTACCTGGGTTTCGCGTTTTTCGGCACCTGGTGGACGGTTCCTTGCTTCGGCGCCATGACTCACCTGTTCCCCGCGCACAAACTTGCCCAGGGCACCGCGTTATTTCTGATGGGGGTTGCCCTGTTCGGCGTCGGCATCGGCCCGCTGGTCGTCGGCATGCTCAGTGACTTCTTTATACAGACCATGGGCGCCGAAGCCCTGCGCTACGCCATGGCCAGCACCATCGCCATTCTGCTAGTGCCGTGTATCAGTCTGGCCTTGGCAATCCCCCGCTATCGCCGGCAGGTCGACGGGCCCAAGGCCGATCCAGTCAACGAACCCGCTTTGCTTGAAGGAATTTGA